The proteins below come from a single Brevundimonas sp. LM2 genomic window:
- a CDS encoding mechanosensitive ion channel family protein, translating into MPPEILELTHRIAELWRQFYWLPEWAVVVLVVAVFTGAGWLAHGIVFAVLRRIVRGRDLFWRGVVERARAKLRILIILIAIGFSITVSPLDPDPSASIRAVILFLTILVIGWIIAGSVEMWAVVYLRKFNMAAEDNLVARKHVTQTRILQRAAVILIGAVTVALALMTIGAVRQWGVSLLASAGVVGIIAGLALQPVLKNLIAGIQIATAQPIRIDDAVIVENEWGTIEEITSTYVVVKLWDWRRMILPLSYFIEKPFQNWTRETSSLIGTAMLYVDYEAPMDRLRAELERICKASPLWDGDVVNLQVTDITERVAQVRCLASARSAPVAFDLRCEIREKMLAFMRDECPEALPQDRLSLERNSVSPSPSGEGGRA; encoded by the coding sequence ATGCCCCCCGAAATCCTAGAACTGACACATCGCATCGCCGAGTTGTGGCGGCAATTCTATTGGCTGCCGGAGTGGGCGGTGGTGGTCCTCGTGGTCGCCGTCTTCACCGGGGCCGGCTGGCTCGCGCATGGGATTGTCTTCGCGGTCCTGCGACGCATCGTGCGGGGACGAGACCTGTTCTGGCGCGGCGTCGTCGAGCGGGCCCGCGCGAAGCTGCGCATCCTGATCATCCTGATCGCGATCGGCTTTTCGATCACCGTCTCGCCGCTGGACCCTGACCCGTCCGCCAGCATTCGCGCCGTCATCCTGTTTTTGACCATCCTGGTGATCGGCTGGATCATCGCGGGCTCGGTCGAGATGTGGGCCGTCGTCTATCTGCGCAAATTCAACATGGCGGCCGAGGACAACCTCGTCGCCAGGAAGCACGTCACCCAGACTCGCATCCTGCAGCGCGCCGCCGTGATCCTGATCGGGGCGGTGACCGTGGCCCTGGCCCTGATGACCATCGGGGCGGTGCGGCAGTGGGGCGTGTCGCTCCTGGCTTCGGCGGGCGTGGTCGGCATCATCGCGGGCCTGGCGCTGCAGCCCGTGCTCAAGAACCTGATCGCCGGCATCCAGATCGCCACCGCCCAGCCGATCCGCATCGACGATGCCGTGATCGTCGAGAACGAGTGGGGCACGATCGAGGAGATCACCTCGACCTATGTGGTGGTCAAGCTGTGGGACTGGCGGCGCATGATCCTGCCGCTCAGCTATTTCATCGAAAAGCCCTTCCAGAACTGGACCCGCGAGACCTCCAGCCTGATCGGCACGGCCATGCTGTACGTCGATTACGAGGCGCCGATGGACCGGCTGCGGGCCGAGCTGGAGCGGATCTGCAAGGCCTCGCCGCTGTGGGACGGCGATGTCGTCAATCTGCAGGTCACCGACATCACCGAACGCGTCGCCCAGGTCCGCTGCCTCGCCAGCGCCCGCAGCGCCCCGGTCGCCTTCGACCTGCGCTGCGAGATCCGCGAGAAGATGCTCGCCTTCATGCGCGACGAATGCCCCGAGGCCCTGCCGCAGGACCGGCTGTCGCTGGAGCGGAATTCGGTCTCTCCCTCCCCTTCAGGGGAGGGTGGTCGAGCGTAG
- a CDS encoding endonuclease domain-containing protein has protein sequence MARIAKARAMRKAMSPPEARLWLSLRRLREQGFHFRRQHPLLGYYLDFVCLSRALVVEVDGGSHEGRAAWDRQRDAALARYGLKTLRISATSVRDNLPDVMEFILRELEAAVPTRPLRGPPPRDGEGD, from the coding sequence ATGGCCAGGATCGCGAAGGCCAGAGCCATGCGGAAAGCCATGAGCCCGCCCGAGGCGCGGCTGTGGCTATCGCTGCGCCGCCTACGGGAGCAGGGCTTTCACTTTCGTCGTCAGCATCCCCTGCTGGGCTACTATCTGGATTTCGTCTGTCTCTCGCGCGCGCTGGTTGTGGAAGTCGATGGCGGGTCGCATGAGGGCCGCGCTGCTTGGGATCGACAGCGGGACGCGGCTCTGGCGCGATATGGGCTGAAGACGTTGCGTATATCGGCCACGAGCGTGCGGGACAATTTGCCAGACGTGATGGAATTCATCCTGCGAGAGCTAGAGGCGGCCGTTCCCACCCGGCCGCTGCGCGGCCCCCCTCCCCGGGACGGGGAGGGAGATTGA
- a CDS encoding electron transfer flavoprotein-ubiquinone oxidoreductase, whose translation MEYDVVIVGGGPAGLSAAIRLKQRAEKDGQEITVAVLEKSAEIGGHILSGAVIDPRALKELFPDWKERGAPLETPVTKDRFLILGPHGQASLPMFALPPMMHNDGCYIASLANVSRWLGEQAEALRVEVYPGMAASHVVWDEPTGRVKGVVAGVFGIDKHGQPTGDFQPGIELHGKYVFIAEGVRGSLAKTIIARHKLQDGKEPQKYGIGLKELWQVPAEKHQPGLAQHTTGWPLDEHTGGGSFMYHFGDNYVAIGYVVHLNYKNPFLSPFDEFQRFKHHPAIAEHLEGGTRISYGARAITEGGWQSVPKLAFPGGALIGCSAGFVNVPRIKGSHNAMKTGMLAADAAYEAVIAGRSGDELVEYQAAYEASWVFKELKAVRNAKPLLSKLGTTLGGALGLFDLWTNHLTGLSLFGTQKHGKTDAASTELAAKHKPIVYPKPDGKLSFDKLSSVFISNTNHAEEQPAHLKLLDPTVPIRVNLPKYGEPARLYCPAGVYEVLYADEATKSEPRFQINAQNCVHCKTCDIKDPSQNIVWVTPEGGGGPNYPNM comes from the coding sequence GTCACATCCTGTCCGGCGCGGTGATCGATCCCCGGGCGCTGAAGGAGCTGTTCCCTGACTGGAAGGAACGCGGCGCGCCGCTGGAGACGCCCGTGACCAAGGACCGGTTCCTGATCCTGGGACCGCACGGCCAGGCCTCGCTGCCGATGTTCGCCCTGCCGCCGATGATGCACAACGACGGCTGCTACATCGCCTCCCTGGCCAATGTGTCGCGCTGGCTCGGCGAGCAGGCCGAGGCCCTGCGCGTCGAGGTCTATCCCGGCATGGCCGCCAGCCACGTCGTCTGGGACGAGCCCACCGGCCGGGTGAAGGGCGTCGTCGCGGGGGTCTTCGGCATCGACAAGCACGGCCAGCCGACCGGCGACTTCCAGCCCGGCATCGAGCTGCACGGCAAATACGTCTTCATCGCCGAGGGCGTGCGCGGCTCGCTGGCCAAGACCATCATCGCCCGCCACAAGCTGCAGGACGGCAAGGAGCCGCAGAAATACGGCATCGGCCTGAAGGAGCTGTGGCAGGTGCCGGCCGAGAAGCACCAGCCCGGCCTGGCCCAGCACACCACCGGCTGGCCGCTCGACGAGCACACCGGCGGCGGCAGCTTCATGTACCATTTCGGCGATAACTACGTGGCCATCGGCTACGTCGTGCACCTGAACTACAAGAACCCGTTCCTGTCGCCGTTCGACGAGTTCCAGCGCTTCAAACACCACCCCGCCATCGCCGAACATCTGGAGGGCGGCACCCGCATCTCCTACGGGGCGCGGGCCATCACCGAGGGCGGCTGGCAGTCGGTCCCCAAGCTGGCCTTCCCCGGCGGGGCCCTGATCGGCTGTTCGGCCGGCTTCGTGAACGTGCCGCGCATCAAGGGCAGCCACAACGCCATGAAGACCGGCATGCTGGCCGCCGACGCCGCCTATGAGGCCGTGATCGCGGGCCGGTCCGGCGACGAACTGGTTGAGTATCAGGCCGCCTATGAAGCCAGCTGGGTGTTCAAGGAGCTGAAGGCCGTCCGCAACGCCAAGCCGCTGCTGTCCAAGCTGGGCACGACCCTGGGCGGGGCTCTCGGCCTGTTCGACCTGTGGACCAACCACCTGACGGGCCTGTCGCTGTTCGGCACCCAGAAGCACGGCAAGACCGACGCCGCCTCGACCGAGCTGGCGGCGAAGCACAAGCCCATCGTCTATCCCAAGCCGGACGGGAAGCTGTCGTTCGACAAGCTGTCGTCGGTCTTCATCTCCAACACCAACCACGCCGAGGAGCAGCCCGCGCACCTCAAGCTGCTGGATCCGACGGTACCGATCCGGGTCAACCTGCCCAAATACGGCGAGCCCGCGCGCCTCTACTGCCCGGCGGGTGTCTATGAGGTGCTGTACGCGGACGAAGCGACCAAGTCGGAGCCGCGCTTCCAGATCAACGCCCAGAACTGCGTCCACTGCAAAACCTGCGACATCAAGGATCCGTCGCAGAACATCGTCTGGGTCACGCCCGAGGGTGGCGGCGGCCCGAACTATCCGAACATGTAG
- the smc gene encoding chromosome segregation protein SMC, translating into MQFQRLRLVGFKSFVDAAEVQIEPGLTGVVGPNGCGKSNVLESMRWVMGANSAKAMRGTGMDDVIFAGASDRPPRNHAEVSLTIDNAQRKAPQPFTDSPLLEVSRRIDRGQGSTYRINGKEVRARDVQLLFADASTGANSPALVRQGQISELIAAKPQNRRRILEEAGGVAGLHTRRHEAELRLRAAEANLERLEDIGRELETALNRLRREARQAEKYKKISAEIRALQAALLFVRWNDARLAAETAAAELAGADRAVSEATGAAARAQTAALAAQEGLKPAREEDAVAAALLHRASLERDRLDMAEQQARAEVDRLSAETQRIENDTGREIAMAGDAGAELARIGAALEALTGEIAAAPERGPELDRALTTAEEARRAADAEVERVAGTLAAVEARAQAESARRRDAEARVARANGALDAARREREALGPLETPELAQARVALETATTALTEARAAVEAAEARRGDLARAEQAARTAARAAEDRLGRLQTEARGLASLLVSTRREHAPALDRVSADRGYEAALAAALGEDLDAALDPKAAAHWGGAEATAPVWPAEIEPLADRVEAPQALAARLAFCGIVERAEAPRLATGLPPGARLVTREGDLFRWDGFVSRAEAPRPAALRLAQRSRLSELEAEIDAGKPALAEAQAALKATTDAFRASEEAVKAARLQPFAADKAVTAARDRVEALGRDQARREARAQALDETLARQATEVAAAEAALAEAAAVDAPSETLQTLKADLTAARAAADQARAAAAAARADRDAEARDRVGRDQRLAALTRERDGWTTRQKDSTGRLTGLEADAARVAALLLQARRAPEALAAQRATLMDALTAAETRRKAAADALAVAEGAATEADRAARAADTAAASAREARAGLSARAEAATEKLAEAEAHLRETAQMSPQDLGQKLTDDAIARPPDAAGAESLLFGLEREREALGAVNLRAEDEAAEYGERLNTMRIERSDLTGAIAKLRDGIDELNAEGRERLTAAFDVINDNFKSLFEALFGGGQAELKLVESDDPLEAGLEIFACPPGKRLAVMSLMSGGEQALTAAALIFAVFLANPAPVCFLDEVDAPLDDANVDRFCRMLNEMRNRTDTRFIVITHNPVTMSRMDRLYGVTMPERGVSQLVSVDLKQAETLVA; encoded by the coding sequence ATGCAGTTCCAGCGCCTTCGGCTCGTCGGCTTCAAGTCCTTCGTCGACGCGGCCGAGGTGCAGATCGAGCCGGGACTGACGGGGGTCGTCGGACCGAACGGCTGCGGCAAGTCGAACGTGCTGGAGTCCATGCGCTGGGTCATGGGGGCCAACTCCGCCAAGGCCATGCGCGGCACCGGCATGGACGACGTGATCTTCGCCGGGGCCTCCGACCGGCCGCCGCGCAATCACGCCGAGGTCTCCCTGACCATCGACAATGCCCAGCGGAAGGCCCCCCAGCCGTTCACCGACAGTCCGCTGCTGGAGGTCTCGCGCCGCATCGACCGGGGCCAGGGCTCGACCTATCGCATCAACGGCAAGGAGGTGCGGGCGCGCGATGTCCAGCTGCTGTTCGCCGACGCCTCGACCGGGGCCAACTCGCCCGCCCTGGTGCGTCAGGGTCAGATCAGCGAGCTGATCGCCGCCAAGCCGCAGAACCGGCGGCGGATCCTGGAAGAGGCGGGCGGGGTCGCCGGCCTGCATACGCGTCGGCACGAGGCCGAGCTGAGGCTGCGCGCGGCCGAGGCCAATCTGGAGCGGCTGGAGGACATCGGCCGCGAGCTGGAGACGGCGCTGAACCGGCTGAGGCGCGAGGCGCGGCAGGCGGAGAAGTACAAGAAGATCTCGGCCGAGATCCGGGCCCTGCAGGCGGCCCTGCTGTTCGTGCGCTGGAACGACGCCCGTCTGGCGGCGGAGACGGCGGCGGCGGAGCTGGCCGGGGCGGACCGGGCGGTGAGCGAGGCGACGGGCGCGGCCGCCCGGGCCCAGACGGCGGCCCTGGCGGCGCAGGAGGGGCTGAAGCCCGCGCGCGAGGAGGACGCGGTGGCGGCGGCCCTGCTGCACCGCGCCAGTCTCGAACGCGACCGCCTGGACATGGCCGAACAGCAGGCCCGGGCCGAGGTCGACCGGCTGAGCGCCGAAACGCAGCGGATCGAAAATGATACCGGGCGCGAGATCGCCATGGCCGGAGACGCCGGGGCCGAGCTGGCGCGGATCGGGGCGGCGCTGGAGGCCCTGACGGGCGAGATCGCGGCGGCCCCCGAACGCGGGCCGGAGCTGGACCGGGCTCTGACGACGGCCGAGGAGGCGCGCCGCGCCGCCGATGCCGAGGTCGAACGCGTGGCGGGCACCCTGGCGGCGGTCGAGGCCCGGGCCCAGGCCGAGAGCGCGCGCCGCCGCGACGCCGAGGCCCGGGTGGCGCGGGCGAACGGGGCGCTGGACGCCGCCCGGCGCGAACGCGAGGCCTTGGGGCCGCTGGAAACACCCGAGCTGGCTCAGGCGCGCGTGGCGCTTGAGACCGCGACGACGGCCTTGACCGAGGCGCGGGCGGCGGTCGAGGCGGCGGAAGCGCGGCGAGGTGATTTGGCCCGGGCCGAGCAGGCGGCGCGCACGGCGGCGCGGGCGGCCGAGGACCGGCTGGGGCGGCTGCAGACCGAGGCGCGGGGGCTGGCGTCGCTGCTCGTCTCCACCCGCCGCGAGCATGCGCCGGCGCTGGACCGCGTGTCGGCCGACCGGGGCTATGAGGCGGCGCTGGCGGCGGCCCTGGGCGAGGATCTGGACGCGGCGCTGGACCCGAAGGCCGCGGCGCACTGGGGCGGGGCCGAGGCGACCGCGCCGGTCTGGCCCGCGGAGATCGAACCCTTGGCCGACCGGGTCGAGGCCCCGCAGGCCCTGGCGGCGCGGCTGGCCTTCTGCGGCATCGTCGAGCGGGCGGAGGCCCCGCGTCTGGCCACCGGCCTGCCGCCGGGGGCGCGGCTGGTGACGCGCGAGGGCGACCTGTTCCGCTGGGACGGCTTCGTCAGCCGGGCCGAGGCCCCTCGCCCCGCCGCCCTCCGCCTGGCCCAGCGCTCGCGCCTGTCGGAGCTGGAGGCCGAGATCGACGCCGGCAAGCCGGCCCTGGCCGAGGCCCAGGCGGCGCTCAAGGCCACCACCGATGCCTTCCGGGCTTCCGAAGAGGCGGTGAAGGCGGCCCGGCTGCAGCCCTTCGCCGCCGACAAGGCGGTCACGGCGGCGCGGGACCGGGTCGAGGCCCTGGGTCGGGACCAGGCGCGGCGCGAGGCGCGGGCCCAGGCCCTGGACGAGACCCTGGCGCGCCAGGCGACCGAGGTCGCGGCGGCCGAGGCGGCCCTCGCCGAGGCCGCCGCCGTCGATGCCCCGTCCGAGACCCTGCAGACGCTGAAGGCCGACCTGACCGCCGCCCGCGCCGCCGCCGACCAGGCCCGCGCCGCCGCCGCCGCAGCCCGCGCCGACCGCGACGCCGAGGCCCGCGACCGCGTCGGCCGTGACCAGCGCCTGGCCGCCCTGACGCGCGAACGCGACGGCTGGACGACGCGGCAAAAGGACAGCACGGGCCGTCTGACCGGGCTGGAGGCTGACGCGGCGCGCGTCGCCGCCCTGTTGCTGCAGGCCCGCCGTGCGCCGGAGGCCCTGGCGGCGCAGCGCGCGACGCTGATGGATGCCCTGACCGCCGCCGAGACCCGACGCAAGGCCGCCGCGGACGCCCTGGCGGTGGCGGAGGGCGCAGCGACCGAGGCCGACCGGGCCGCCCGCGCCGCCGACACCGCCGCCGCCTCGGCCCGCGAGGCCCGCGCCGGCCTGTCCGCCCGGGCCGAGGCCGCGACCGAGAAATTGGCCGAGGCCGAGGCCCATCTGCGCGAGACGGCCCAGATGTCGCCCCAGGACCTGGGCCAGAAGCTGACCGACGACGCCATCGCCCGCCCGCCGGACGCCGCCGGGGCCGAGAGCCTGCTGTTCGGCCTGGAGCGCGAGCGCGAGGCCCTGGGGGCCGTCAACCTGCGCGCCGAGGACGAGGCCGCCGAATACGGCGAGCGGCTGAACACCATGCGGATCGAACGGTCGGACCTGACCGGGGCCATCGCCAAACTGCGCGACGGCATCGACGAGCTGAACGCCGAGGGTCGCGAGCGGCTGACCGCCGCCTTCGACGTCATCAACGACAACTTCAAGAGCCTGTTCGAGGCCCTGTTCGGCGGCGGCCAGGCCGAGCTGAAACTGGTCGAGTCCGACGATCCGCTGGAGGCGGGGCTGGAGATCTTCGCCTGCCCGCCCGGCAAGCGGCTGGCGGTCATGAGCCTGATGAGCGGCGGCGAGCAGGCCCTGACCGCGGCGGCGCTGATCTTCGCCGTCTTCCTGGCCAATCCGGCCCCGGTCTGTTTCCTCGACGAGGTCGATGCGCCGCTGGACGACGCCAATGTCGACCGCTTCTGCCGGATGCTGAACGAGATGCGCAACCGCACCGACACGCGCTTCATCGTCATCACCCACAACCCGGTGACCATGAGCCGGATGGATCGCCTGTACGGCGTGACCATGCCCGAGCGGGGGGTGTCGCAACTGGTCAGCGTCGACCTGAAACAGGCGGAGACCCTGGTCGCATGA